A genomic window from Glycine soja cultivar W05 chromosome 10, ASM419377v2, whole genome shotgun sequence includes:
- the LOC114370821 gene encoding synaptonemal complex protein ZEP1-like isoform X2 — translation MIVNSFAHMISTKPVDRYTRPEFTENGPLAIDSKQAINHIKRKYELENMEIVNKEKEKADKAIAEIEAKCGQKIEECKEEQRQQLMRIEDEHTLLRSKH, via the exons AtgattgtaaattcatttgctCATATGATATCAACTAAGCCTGTTGATCGATATACAAGACCAGAATTTACAG agAATGGGCCGTTGGCAATTGATTCTAAACAGGCTATTAATCATATTAAGAGGAAGTATGAGTTGGAGAATATGGAAATTGTGaacaaggaaaaagaaaag GCTGACAAAGCCATTGCAGAAATTGAGGCAAAGTGTGGCCAAAAAATTGAAGAATGCAAAGAAGAACAAAGGCAGCAGTTGATGCGCATTGAAGATGAACACACGTTGCTC AGATCAAAGCATTGA
- the LOC114370821 gene encoding light-mediated development protein DET1-like isoform X1, with the protein MDTTEIVSFYQNSPDELYLLFEQFCDHFHATSRNSMYMNFISSHSNNIHALEQLRSIKDKASSSAQADKAIAEIEAKCGQKIEECKEEQRQQLMRIEDEHTLLRSKH; encoded by the exons ATGGATACAACTGAAATTGTATCATTTTATCAG AATTCACCAGACGAGCTTTATCTGTTGTTTGAGCAGTTCTGTGACCACTTCCATGCAACATCAAGGAATTCAATGTATATGAATTTCATATCTTCTCATTCGAATAATATCCACGCACTGGAACAGCTCCGGAGCATTAAAGATAAGGCAAGCAGCTCTGCACAG GCTGACAAAGCCATTGCAGAAATTGAGGCAAAGTGTGGCCAAAAAATTGAAGAATGCAAAGAAGAACAAAGGCAGCAGTTGATGCGCATTGAAGATGAACACACGTTGCTC AGATCAAAGCATTGA